DNA from Corynebacterium aurimucosum ATCC 700975:
CGCTATCCTGCTGTTCATTTCCTCCCTCTTCTCGGGTGCAGGCTCCTCGGAGTTGCCGGGGAGCTCGGGCATAGCGGAAGCTGGATCCTCACAGCGCAACATTATTACTAGCACGCCTGCAGGCCTGGTTACCGCCAATGCGCAGCAGCTGGAGTTTGTGGTGAATTCCGAGTGGAAGTCCGCACAGCAGCCGGATTCCTTTCAAGTGAACTTTAGGGAGCAGTACTTGGATTTCTCCTGCGATAACGCCGGTTTCCACTTTGAGAGCAACGAGGCTAGTGAGATTGATATCACGTGGGATTTGATGTCGGACAACATCTGCTTTGGCCCGCAATCGGACGGGGCCCTCATAGACTTTCTTCAAAGACCAGTAACGGTGAAGGTGGACCCCGATGCCTCCGCAACCCCTGAGCGCATTTACCTCGTGCAAGATGAGAAAGCCATCGCTCTTAGCCGCTGAGACGCATATCACGCAGCGCTGAGTGAAATGCAGAGCTGAAAACACACACAAATAAGAAGACCGGCCAGAGCCACTGGTCGGTCTTTAAACGTTTTCAACTGCAAGGAGATGAATAGGTGTCAGCGCGTGCCCGAATAGTGGGCCTCGATATTGCTCGTTCCTTGGCCATCATCGGGATGATTATTCTGCACATGGCCAACTTGGTGTGGAGCGCCAAAGTGGTGCTCTCTGGGCTGCCGGCGGCGGGCTTTGCCATCATTGCAGGTACCACGATGATGATTCTTGCCCGCGACTACTCGCTGCGGGTCTTCCTCAAGCTGGTCGCCCGCGGCCTGATAGTCATGCTCATCGGCGTGGCCTTGCTTCCCGTGGGCGGTGAGATTCAGGTGGTGCTCGTCGTGATGGGCGCGGCCATGGCTCTCACCGCGTGGGTGCCGCCGCTCGCCACTGGCTGGAAGGTCCTGCTCTTCGCGCTGGCCACCGCGGGCGCCACGGTGCTATACGCGCCCTACACCCTCCCGCAGGTTTACCCCCTCGTGGCATTCCTGGCGTACATGGTGGCAGGCATGCTGCTTTACGACGTCTACCTCACCCGCCCCACCCGCACCCAGATCGTCACGAGCGCGGTGGCCGTCGTCGTTACCGGCATCGGCCTGTGGCAGCGCTTTAACCCTGACATCGCCGGCTGGCTGCGCTTTACGGGCCACACGGGTGTGCTCGGTGAAATCCTTCTCTCCGTGGCGGTCACTGCGGTGGTGCTGCATCTGTGCCTGATCATCGGCCGCCAGCTGCCGCGCTTGACCTTCCCCTTCGCGGCATTGGGCTCGATGTCGTTGACCATCTATATCCTGCACATTCTCACCGCACGCTACTGGCAAGCACACGTCTCGCTGCACAACACCATGGCGGCACTGGGCTTTGTGCTCGCGTTCCTGCTGCTGAGCGCGCTGTGGAAGAAGTTCTGTGGAA
Protein-coding regions in this window:
- a CDS encoding DUF418 domain-containing protein; the encoded protein is MSARARIVGLDIARSLAIIGMIILHMANLVWSAKVVLSGLPAAGFAIIAGTTMMILARDYSLRVFLKLVARGLIVMLIGVALLPVGGEIQVVLVVMGAAMALTAWVPPLATGWKVLLFALATAGATVLYAPYTLPQVYPLVAFLAYMVAGMLLYDVYLTRPTRTQIVTSAVAVVVTGIGLWQRFNPDIAGWLRFTGHTGVLGEILLSVAVTAVVLHLCLIIGRQLPRLTFPFAALGSMSLTIYILHILTARYWQAHVSLHNTMAALGFVLAFLLLSALWKKFCGKGPAERVVAWAIKEVAA